In Scatophagus argus isolate fScaArg1 chromosome 3, fScaArg1.pri, whole genome shotgun sequence, one genomic interval encodes:
- the abraa gene encoding actin-binding Rho-activating protein, with the protein MSSCGTTAVSPQEPQAFKRAVRKIKCAAMVANLAKSWQGWANEQQEKQDNIPSGWMPSSVEEEHKKERNHVVKLTVTPRVIVADAGDKNASKIRACSVTKTVQPKRSECSSIDLVNAIRDKMESGPEESKRFLGNESPTRRRQIRALQSGGGGGVIQDRKLMLQEKKLGSRSSSVDTEDSGLGEEAGLSDNGEPKSEQGDIQPKKPTDRSKIKIVTTNDIKNRWQQWSEQHIEGQKLNPFSEEFDYDYAMAQRLRKGESGYGRPKEGSKTAERGDRAQKHIHREMEEMVWIIKEMGFQDKQGRTIVTFGRLFDRYVKISDKVVGILLRCRKHKMLDFEGEMLWKGQDDHVIITLMD; encoded by the exons ATGAGCAGCTGTGGGACCACCGCAGTTTCCCCACAGGAACCGCAGGCTTTCAAACGGGCCGTGCGGAAGATAAAGTGCGCTGCTATGGTGGCCAACTTGGCCAAGAGCTGGCAGGGCTGGGCCAAcgaacagcaggaaaaacaggacaacaTCCCCAGTGGCTGGATGCCTTCATCTGTTGAAGAGGAACACAAAAAAGAGCGCAACCATGTGGTCAAACTTACCGTCACCCCGCGTGTAATCGTGGCTGATGCCGGTGACAAAAACGCGAGTAAAATTCGGGCCTGTTCTGTGACTAAGACCGTCCAGCCAAAACGCAGCGAGTGCAGCAGCATCGACTTGGTCAACGCCATCCGAGACAAAATGGAGTCTGGTCCAGAGGAGAGCAAGCGGTTCCTGGGCAATGAATCGCCAACACGGCGGCGCCAGATAAGGGCACTAcaaagtggaggaggagggggtgtcATCCAAGACAGGAAGCTGATGCTCCAGGAGAAGAAGCTGGGGTCCAGGAGCAGCAGTGTTGACACAGAGGACAGCGGGCTGGGGGAGGAGGCCGGGCTCAGTGACAACGGCGAACCAAAATCTGAGCAGGGTGACATCCAGCCCAAGAAACCGACCGACAGGTCAAAG ATTAAGATTGTCACTACGAACGACATCAAAAACCGGTGGCAGCAGTGGTCTGAGCAGCACATTGAAGGCCAGAAGCTCAATCCCTTCAGCGAGGAGTTTGACTACGATTATGCCATGGCCCAGCGTCTCCGCAAGGGCGAGTCCGGCTACGGTCGACCCAAAGAGGGCTCCAAGACGGCGGAGAGGGGCGACAGGGCCCAGAAACACATCcacagggagatggaggagatggtgTGGATCATCAAAGAAATGGGCTTTCAGGACAAACAGGGAAGGACCATTGTTACCTTCGGCCGACTCTTTGACCGCTACGTGAAGATCTCAGATAAGGTGGTGGGCATCCTGCTGCGCTGCCGCAAACACAAGATGCTGGACTTTGAAGGAGAGATGCTGTGGAAAGGACAGGACGATCACGTCATCATCACACTGATGGACTGA